One window of Flavobacteriales bacterium genomic DNA carries:
- the cas2 gene encoding CRISPR-associated endonuclease Cas2 → MWLFVFFDLPTSTREYRRVYSGFRKHIMADGFNMLQYSVYTRHCASRESMHVHMRRVQKFVPKEGQVTILQITDKQYSGMINILGRVREALAPAPSQLELF, encoded by the coding sequence ATGTGGCTCTTTGTCTTCTTCGACCTCCCGACAAGCACGCGTGAATACAGGCGTGTCTATTCCGGTTTTCGGAAGCACATCATGGCGGATGGCTTTAACATGCTCCAATACAGTGTGTACACGCGCCATTGTGCCAGTCGGGAAAGCATGCATGTCCATATGAGGCGCGTCCAGAAATTCGTACCTAAGGAAGGACAGGTGACCATTCTACAGATCACGGACAAGCAGTACAGCGGGATGATCAATATCCTTGGCAGGGTCCGCGAAGCCCTTGCCCCTGCCCCGAGCCAATTGGAACTCTTCTAG
- the cas1 gene encoding type II CRISPR-associated endonuclease Cas1, translated as MVGRILHFSQPYHLSVKLSQLVITNKDTGEVINRPIEDTAVLMLEHSQLTYTHAAMQELMAHNVAVVFCGADYHPAGLLLPLSGNVLQHHRFQSQIGASLPLTKQLWQQTVKAKIQNQAALLESLGKSGQALRQMADDVKSGDSENHEARAAKAYWGQLFLTDFRREREGAWPNSALNYGYAVLRAATARAIVAAGLLPTLGIHHSNKYNAFCLADDLMEPYRPFIDAEVVELQQLGIDELNKAAKAQLIGAVLADVKQDGKKGPMMVALHRTAQSLLGCFDKQGRKLSYPLFK; from the coding sequence ATGGTCGGACGCATCCTTCATTTCAGCCAGCCTTACCACCTCTCGGTGAAGCTGAGCCAGCTCGTGATCACCAACAAGGACACGGGCGAGGTCATCAACCGGCCCATAGAGGACACGGCCGTGCTGATGCTCGAACATTCACAGCTGACGTACACACATGCAGCCATGCAGGAACTGATGGCACACAATGTGGCCGTGGTATTCTGCGGTGCCGACTACCACCCTGCCGGACTGCTCCTCCCCCTCAGCGGAAATGTATTACAGCATCATCGCTTCCAAAGCCAGATCGGGGCAAGCCTACCGTTGACCAAACAATTGTGGCAGCAAACGGTAAAGGCCAAGATCCAGAACCAGGCTGCTTTGCTGGAAAGCCTTGGCAAAAGCGGACAGGCTCTTCGCCAAATGGCCGATGACGTGAAGAGCGGCGACAGCGAAAACCACGAGGCCCGAGCTGCCAAGGCCTATTGGGGCCAACTGTTCCTGACTGATTTCCGCCGAGAGCGGGAAGGTGCATGGCCCAATTCCGCATTGAATTACGGCTATGCCGTGCTTCGCGCAGCCACGGCAAGGGCCATCGTGGCCGCTGGCCTATTGCCCACACTGGGCATACACCACAGCAATAAGTACAATGCCTTCTGCCTGGCGGACGACCTGATGGAACCCTACCGGCCGTTCATCGATGCCGAGGTGGTGGAACTGCAACAACTTGGCATCGACGAGCTGAACAAGGCTGCCAAAGCTCAATTGATCGGCGCGGTGCTGGCCGATGTGAAACAGGATGGAAAAAAGGGTCCTATGATGGTGGCCTTGCACCGGACAGCGCAAAGTCTATTGGGCTGCTTCGATAAGCAAGGGCGGAAATTGAGCTATCCCCTGTTCAAATAA
- a CDS encoding nucleotidyltransferase domain-containing protein, with protein MYAFGSSVHGTFGPESDVDVLVEVDAADEVAGGMLINIWNGLEDLFQRPVDLLTESSLRNPYLRAEIERTKKLIYDGSKRQVLV; from the coding sequence TTGTATGCCTTTGGCAGCAGTGTGCATGGTACTTTTGGCCCGGAGAGCGATGTGGACGTGCTGGTGGAGGTGGACGCCGCCGATGAAGTGGCGGGAGGCATGCTCATCAATATCTGGAACGGCTTGGAGGACCTTTTCCAACGGCCCGTGGACCTGCTAACGGAAAGCAGCCTGCGCAACCCTTACTTGCGTGCCGAGATCGAACGTACCAAGAAGCTGATCTACGATGGATCGAAGCGCCAAGTTCTGGTCTGA
- a CDS encoding DUF86 domain-containing protein: MRNRLIHSYDNADGKIVWEVVRIHLVPLKAVALERLG; encoded by the coding sequence ATGCGCAACCGCCTGATCCACTCCTATGATAATGCGGATGGCAAGATCGTGTGGGAAGTGGTGCGCATACACTTGGTTCCGCTGAAGGCGGTCGCGCTGGAGCGGTTGGGATGA